From the Maioricimonas rarisocia genome, one window contains:
- a CDS encoding class I SAM-dependent methyltransferase, with the protein MPEPTQGNALTTPDFWGDEFWKLNRDAVPELEIDPDHREFSWLHRFLQQHLPRRPDARLLELGCHPGRYLWYFHTYFGYEVEGVEYVAPAAELTHQALKAHDIEVPIHAADLFDFQPDSDELFDVVCSFGVVEHFADVEPVIRRHGELARPGGLVVIAIPNHAGVNGTVLKWIQPEVYAVHNHMSFRDLKDAIDANAELDYVAGGYLGHFSLAPSNLCPHLRQRLPWKVYALFERIYNGCVRVAHYLPNSRWFSPNAVVVARRRSHDTR; encoded by the coding sequence GTGCCCGAACCGACGCAAGGCAACGCACTGACGACTCCGGACTTCTGGGGCGACGAGTTCTGGAAGCTGAATCGGGACGCCGTGCCGGAACTCGAGATCGACCCGGATCACCGCGAGTTCTCGTGGTTGCACCGCTTCCTGCAACAGCACCTCCCGCGACGGCCGGATGCCCGTCTGCTCGAACTGGGGTGCCACCCTGGTCGTTATCTGTGGTACTTCCACACGTACTTCGGCTACGAGGTGGAGGGAGTCGAGTATGTCGCACCGGCTGCAGAGCTGACGCATCAGGCGCTGAAGGCCCACGACATCGAGGTCCCCATTCACGCGGCGGACCTGTTCGACTTCCAGCCGGATTCGGACGAACTGTTCGACGTCGTCTGCAGCTTCGGCGTCGTCGAGCATTTCGCCGACGTCGAACCGGTCATCCGCCGGCACGGCGAACTTGCTCGTCCGGGAGGACTGGTTGTGATCGCCATTCCCAATCATGCTGGCGTGAACGGCACCGTCCTGAAGTGGATTCAGCCCGAGGTGTACGCGGTTCACAACCACATGTCGTTTCGCGACCTGAAAGACGCCATCGACGCGAATGCCGAGCTCGACTACGTCGCCGGCGGTTATCTTGGACACTTCAGCCTGGCGCCGTCGAACCTCTGCCCGCACCTCCGCCAGCGGCTGCCGTGGAAGGTGTACGCCCTGTTCGAGCGGATCTACAACGGCTGCGTCCGCGTTGCTCACTACCTGCCAAACAGTCGCTGGTTCAGCCCGAACGCTGTCGTCGTTGCCCGTCGCCGCAGCCACGACACCCGGTGA
- the murJ gene encoding murein biosynthesis integral membrane protein MurJ: MSSATEKQSSISLRSVGVVTFLSVGQLVLLFGLQLVVAHAFGASDELDAYLAAYALPLVVGGILAGAIGSVVIPIYNEQRAAHGADVAERELARTGLLLAGLSTAMALAIALLSNQLIGLFYAEFDAPAAESAAGLLQILAWLVPLNTLTGFLYGAYHSRHQFFLPAFAGLFGPASSILLFLFVFDATTRGLAWAILAGGGIGTLMLMSGFPRARGMFSVPSRPTLHRLMILATPLLLGAACSRLDVLVDRPLAARLSEGSISHMGYAWRIATAVATLATSGLAVVIFPSLARHAADGDMQQLRSDLTEGWRLLVVVLMPVLGGLLFCSDSIIEVLFRRGEFTSQDVHAVAGLVRFYLGVILAAGVGELASRTFFSLGRTWVPTLIGLSGLLWGSVLKFVVVDTYGAAGLVGVTSLYYVVNTIVMIGLLGAIGIIGWPAGLLPALFRSLAAAALAIAPAWWLMQTVTPARVTAGVLLAAGLYPAVLYLAGDEYPRRAVAAAASYLPGRSK, translated from the coding sequence GCTCGTGGTTGCCCACGCTTTCGGAGCTTCCGACGAACTGGATGCCTACCTGGCCGCGTACGCCCTGCCACTCGTGGTCGGAGGCATCCTCGCGGGAGCGATCGGTTCGGTCGTCATCCCGATCTACAACGAGCAGCGGGCTGCTCACGGAGCGGACGTCGCCGAGCGGGAGCTGGCCCGGACAGGACTCCTGCTGGCGGGCCTCTCGACGGCGATGGCTCTGGCAATAGCGTTGTTGTCGAACCAGCTCATCGGGCTCTTTTACGCCGAGTTCGACGCGCCTGCTGCCGAGAGCGCCGCGGGATTACTGCAGATCCTCGCCTGGCTCGTGCCCCTGAATACCTTGACCGGCTTTCTGTACGGCGCTTACCACTCGCGGCACCAGTTTTTCCTGCCGGCGTTCGCCGGGTTGTTTGGACCCGCATCATCGATCCTGCTGTTTCTGTTCGTATTTGACGCGACGACGCGCGGGCTGGCCTGGGCGATTCTTGCCGGCGGCGGCATCGGAACCCTCATGCTGATGTCGGGCTTTCCGCGGGCTCGCGGGATGTTCTCTGTGCCGTCCCGCCCCACGCTGCACCGGCTGATGATTCTCGCGACGCCGCTCCTTCTCGGAGCCGCCTGCTCGCGACTCGACGTGCTGGTCGATCGTCCCCTCGCGGCCCGCCTGAGCGAGGGGAGCATTTCTCATATGGGGTATGCCTGGCGGATCGCCACGGCGGTCGCGACTCTGGCCACCAGTGGACTGGCGGTGGTAATCTTTCCCTCGCTGGCGCGCCATGCCGCGGACGGTGACATGCAGCAACTGAGGAGCGACCTGACGGAGGGATGGCGTCTGCTGGTGGTCGTGCTGATGCCGGTTCTGGGCGGCCTGCTGTTCTGCAGCGACAGCATCATCGAAGTGCTCTTTCGACGTGGTGAGTTTACTTCGCAAGACGTCCACGCGGTCGCCGGACTGGTCCGCTTCTACCTGGGAGTGATCCTGGCAGCGGGCGTCGGCGAACTGGCCAGCCGCACTTTCTTTTCGCTGGGGCGAACGTGGGTGCCCACGCTGATCGGGCTGAGCGGACTGTTGTGGGGAAGCGTGCTGAAGTTCGTTGTCGTCGACACGTACGGAGCGGCCGGTCTCGTCGGCGTCACGTCGTTGTACTACGTCGTCAACACCATCGTGATGATCGGGCTGCTGGGGGCAATCGGCATCATCGGCTGGCCGGCCGGGCTGTTGCCGGCCCTGTTCCGTTCGCTGGCGGCGGCAGCTCTGGCGATCGCCCCGGCCTGGTGGCTGATGCAGACCGTAACGCCGGCGCGCGTCACCGCCGGGGTGCTGCTGGCGGCAGGACTGTATCCGGCCGTGCTCTATCTGGCTGGTGACGAATACCCGCGTCGAGCAGTCGCCGCGGCCGCCAGTTATCTGCCCGGTCGAAGTAAGTAG